The Pseudomonas sp. FP2309 genome has a window encoding:
- a CDS encoding MFS transporter: protein MSHPSQFTLLRTRRFLPFFITQLLGAFNDNIFKQSLILAILYKLTIDGDRSIWVNLCALLFILPFFLFSALAGQFGEKFNKDALIRAIKIGEIVIMAVGATGFLTNHLELMLLALFAMGTHSALFGPVKYSIMPQALHDDELVGGNGLVEMGTFLAILAGTIGAGVMMSSVHYAPVVSVAIVGVALLGYLASRSIPRAAASTPQLRLDWNIFTQSWATLRMGLGQTPAVSRSIVGNSWFWFVGAIYLTQIPAYAKEWLYGDETVVTLILTVFSVGIALGSMLCEKLSGRKVEIGLVPFGSFGLTVFGLLLWWHSGGFPQNVQANDWLAVLSVGQAWWVLFDILGLGVFGGFYIVPLYALIQSRTAENERARVIAANNILNALFMVVSAIVSILLLSVAKLSIPELFLVVSLLNVAVNTYIFKIVPEFTMRFMIWLLSHSMYRVEHRNLQAIPDEGAALLVCNHVSFVDALLIGGAVRRPIRFVMYYKIYRLPVLNFIFRTAGTIPIAGRNEDIQIYEKAFTRIAQYLKEGELVCIFPEGKLTADGEMNEFRGGVTRILEETPVPVIPMALQGLWGSFFSRDPNKGFFHRIWSRVVLVAGEPVVADAATPEQLQVRVGALRGGIR from the coding sequence ATGAGCCACCCCTCGCAATTCACCTTGCTGCGCACGCGGCGCTTTTTGCCGTTCTTCATTACCCAGTTGCTGGGCGCGTTCAACGACAACATCTTCAAGCAATCGTTGATCCTGGCCATTCTCTACAAGCTCACTATCGATGGTGACCGCTCTATCTGGGTCAACCTCTGTGCCCTGCTGTTTATCCTGCCGTTCTTTCTGTTCTCGGCGTTGGCCGGGCAGTTTGGCGAGAAATTCAACAAGGACGCACTGATCCGCGCGATCAAGATCGGCGAGATCGTGATCATGGCCGTGGGCGCCACCGGCTTTCTGACTAACCACCTGGAGTTGATGCTGTTGGCGCTGTTTGCCATGGGCACGCACTCGGCGCTGTTCGGCCCGGTCAAGTATTCGATCATGCCCCAGGCCCTGCATGACGACGAGTTGGTGGGCGGCAATGGCCTGGTGGAAATGGGCACCTTCCTGGCAATTCTGGCCGGCACCATCGGCGCAGGCGTCATGATGTCGTCCGTGCACTATGCGCCCGTGGTGTCGGTGGCGATTGTCGGCGTGGCGCTGCTGGGGTATCTGGCCAGCCGCAGCATTCCCCGTGCGGCGGCGTCGACCCCGCAGTTGCGCCTGGACTGGAACATCTTCACCCAGTCGTGGGCCACTTTGCGCATGGGCCTGGGACAGACGCCGGCGGTGTCGCGCTCGATCGTCGGCAACTCATGGTTCTGGTTTGTCGGGGCGATCTACCTGACGCAGATTCCGGCGTACGCCAAAGAGTGGTTGTACGGCGACGAAACCGTGGTGACGTTGATCCTCACCGTGTTCTCGGTGGGTATCGCCCTCGGTTCGATGCTCTGCGAGAAACTCTCCGGGCGTAAGGTGGAAATCGGCCTGGTGCCCTTCGGTTCATTCGGCCTGACGGTGTTCGGCCTATTGTTGTGGTGGCATTCCGGCGGCTTCCCGCAGAACGTCCAGGCCAACGACTGGCTGGCGGTGCTCAGTGTCGGCCAGGCGTGGTGGGTGTTGTTCGATATTCTCGGTCTGGGGGTGTTCGGCGGTTTCTATATCGTGCCGCTGTATGCGCTGATCCAGTCGCGTACCGCCGAGAACGAGCGCGCACGGGTGATTGCCGCCAACAACATCCTCAACGCGCTGTTCATGGTGGTGTCGGCGATAGTGTCGATCCTGTTGCTGAGCGTGGCCAAACTGTCGATCCCCGAGCTGTTCCTGGTGGTGTCGCTGCTCAACGTCGCGGTCAACACCTACATCTTCAAAATCGTCCCCGAGTTCACCATGCGTTTCATGATCTGGCTGCTCAGCCATTCCATGTACCGCGTGGAGCACCGCAACCTGCAGGCCATTCCTGATGAAGGCGCGGCGTTGCTGGTGTGCAACCACGTGTCGTTCGTCGATGCACTGTTGATTGGCGGCGCAGTGCGGCGGCCGATTCGCTTTGTCATGTACTACAAGATCTACCGCCTGCCGGTGCTCAATTTCATTTTCCGCACCGCCGGGACGATTCCGATTGCCGGGCGCAATGAAGACATCCAGATCTACGAAAAAGCCTTCACACGCATTGCGCAGTATCTGAAGGAAGGCGAGTTGGTATGCATCTTCCCGGAAGGCAAGTTGACCGCCGATGGCGAGATGAACGAATTTCGCGGCGGCGTGACGCGGATTCTGGAAGAGACGCCGGTGCCGGTGATTCCGATGGCGTTGCAGGGGCTGTGGGGGAGTTTCTTCAGTCGCGATCCGAACAAGGGGTTCTTCCATCGAATCTGGTCGCGGGTGGTGTTGGTGGCGGGTGAGCCGGTGGTGGCAGACGCGGCGACGCCTGAGCAGTTACAGGTGCGCGTCGGGGCATTGCGAGGGGGTATCAGGTAG
- a CDS encoding cupin domain-containing protein: protein MKIIRSKDFTGSRAWEALDIANMNGITTRLHWTDQPYRWHINDGEEVFVVLDGRVNMHYRDKGFEQVAELAVGDIFYASVGTEHVAHPQGPARILVIEGEGSV from the coding sequence ATGAAGATCATCCGCAGCAAGGACTTCACCGGCAGCCGTGCCTGGGAAGCATTGGATATCGCCAACATGAACGGCATCACCACCCGTTTGCATTGGACCGATCAGCCCTATCGCTGGCACATCAACGACGGTGAAGAAGTGTTCGTGGTGTTGGATGGGCGGGTGAACATGCACTACCGCGACAAGGGGTTTGAGCAGGTGGCGGAGTTGGCCGTGGGAGACATTTTCTACGCCAGCGTCGGCACCGAGCATGTGGCGCATCCCCAGGGCCCGGCGCGGATTCTGGTGATAGAAGGCGAGGGCAGTGTCTAG
- the sugE gene encoding quaternary ammonium compound efflux SMR transporter SugE has product MSWIILFFAGLFEVGWAVGLKYTDGFSKPLPTALTIVAMAISLGLLGLAVKELPLGTAYAVWTGVGAVGTVIAGIILFGESMALFRLASVALIICGLIGLKIST; this is encoded by the coding sequence ATGTCCTGGATCATTCTGTTTTTCGCGGGGTTATTTGAAGTCGGTTGGGCCGTAGGCCTTAAGTACACCGACGGTTTCAGCAAGCCACTGCCCACCGCCCTGACGATTGTCGCCATGGCCATCAGCCTCGGGCTGCTGGGGCTTGCAGTCAAAGAGCTGCCACTGGGTACCGCCTATGCCGTATGGACTGGCGTAGGCGCCGTGGGCACGGTGATTGCCGGGATTATCCTGTTTGGCGAATCCATGGCGTTGTTTCGGTTGGCCAGCGTGGCACTGATCATTTGCGGGCTCATTGGCCTCAAGATCAGCACTTAA
- the rdgC gene encoding recombination-associated protein RdgC, whose translation MWFKNLLIYRLTQDLPVDAEALETAMATKLARPCASQELTTYGFVAPFGKGEDAPLVHVSGDFLLIAARKEERILPGSVVRDALKEKVEEIEAEQMRKVYKKERDQIKDEIIQAFLPRAFIRRSSTFAAIAPKQGLILVNSASPKRAEDLLSTLREVIGTLPVRPLTVKTAPTAIMTDWVTTQKPADDFFVLDECELRDTHEDGGIVRCKRQDLTGEEIQLHLTTGKVVTQLSLAWQDKLSFMLDDKMTVKRLKFEDLLQDQAEQDGGDEALGQLDASFTLMMLTFGEFLPALVEALGGEETPQGI comes from the coding sequence ATGTGGTTCAAGAACCTGCTTATCTATCGCCTGACCCAAGATCTGCCTGTTGATGCCGAGGCGTTGGAAACTGCAATGGCCACCAAACTGGCGCGCCCTTGTGCAAGCCAGGAGTTGACCACCTACGGTTTCGTCGCACCTTTTGGTAAAGGTGAAGATGCTCCCCTGGTACACGTCAGCGGTGACTTCCTGCTGATCGCCGCGCGCAAGGAAGAACGCATCCTGCCGGGCAGCGTGGTGCGTGACGCACTTAAAGAGAAAGTCGAAGAGATCGAGGCCGAGCAAATGCGCAAGGTCTATAAGAAGGAACGTGACCAGATCAAGGATGAAATCATCCAGGCCTTCCTGCCGCGCGCGTTTATCCGTCGTTCGTCGACCTTCGCCGCCATCGCGCCAAAACAGGGCCTGATCCTGGTCAACTCGGCCAGCCCGAAACGCGCCGAAGACTTGCTCTCGACCCTGCGTGAAGTGATCGGCACCCTGCCGGTACGGCCACTGACCGTGAAGACCGCGCCGACGGCGATCATGACCGACTGGGTTACCACCCAAAAACCGGCCGATGACTTTTTCGTCCTCGACGAATGCGAACTGCGCGACACACACGAAGACGGCGGCATTGTGCGCTGCAAGCGCCAGGACCTGACCGGCGAAGAAATCCAACTGCACCTGACCACCGGCAAAGTCGTGACTCAACTGTCACTGGCCTGGCAGGACAAGCTGTCCTTCATGCTCGACGACAAAATGACCGTCAAGCGCCTGAAATTCGAAGACCTGCTGCAGGATCAGGCGGAACAGGATGGCGGCGACGAGGCCCTGGGCCAGTTGGACGCCAGCTTTACCCTGATGATGCTGACGTTTGGCGAGTTCCTGCCGGCGCTGGTGGAAGCACTGGGCGGTGAAGAGACGCCACAAGGCATCTGA
- a CDS encoding class II aldolase/adducin family protein, producing MSKPVAMSEVEWQARCELAALYRLIAYYRMTDLIDTHITLRVPGQAPHFLINRYGVAFERMRASDLILIDLQGNVVGSNCNAGKVNAAGFVIHSAIHEARPDLHCIIHTHTASGMAVAAQRDGLLPLTQHALKFYGNLAYHTYEGIALSLDERQRLVADLGSHKAMILRNHGLLAAGAGVAAAFHEIYFLERACQAQIQAMSAGVALNIPSEAVCQHTAAQFGRDGIDGIIDLAWQAALSLIDEQRTDWCS from the coding sequence ATGAGCAAGCCTGTCGCGATGTCAGAGGTCGAATGGCAAGCGCGCTGTGAGCTGGCGGCGCTGTACCGCTTGATCGCCTACTACCGCATGACCGACCTGATCGATACCCACATCACTTTGCGGGTACCGGGGCAGGCGCCGCATTTTCTGATCAACCGCTATGGGGTGGCGTTCGAGAGAATGCGCGCCAGCGATCTGATCCTGATCGATCTGCAAGGCAACGTGGTCGGTAGCAACTGCAACGCTGGCAAGGTCAACGCCGCAGGGTTCGTCATCCACTCGGCCATCCACGAGGCGCGCCCGGACCTTCATTGCATCATTCACACCCATACCGCCAGCGGTATGGCGGTGGCGGCCCAGCGCGATGGGTTGCTGCCGCTGACCCAGCATGCGCTGAAGTTCTACGGCAACCTGGCGTATCACACCTATGAAGGCATCGCGTTGTCACTGGACGAGCGCCAGCGTCTGGTCGCCGATCTGGGGTCGCACAAGGCGATGATTTTGCGTAACCACGGTTTGCTGGCGGCCGGTGCGGGTGTAGCGGCGGCGTTCCACGAGATCTATTTTCTGGAGCGGGCCTGCCAGGCGCAGATCCAGGCGATGTCGGCCGGTGTCGCGTTGAATATTCCCAGTGAAGCCGTATGCCAGCACACGGCGGCGCAGTTTGGCCGTGACGGCATCGACGGCATTATCGACCTGGCCTGGCAGGCCGCGCTCAGTCTGATCGACGAGCAGCGCACCGACTGGTGCAGCTGA
- a CDS encoding LysR family transcriptional regulator yields MTISASGFQRDPEAKRFLNDRLDWNLLRTFLVIGQEGSISRAAARLHLSQPAISQALKRLEEQLSSELVVRRGPRITLSKAGEEVMQIAAEIYGTVSRLGPALDAPAESVTGKIRLLSISRIQSRGYDEFLAQFHNEFPQVELEVDVLRSSDVISALLQKTASFGLSLCRTPQPRLEQRVMLEQRYAFFCGKRHRLFGRKNLTLSDLQSENFVSFTSDQIGGNLSPLTVFRDQQGFTGRIVASSPSLDEILRLVAAGYGIGCLPEHIVAADVQADEIWRLPPWEGVSDVNVYLLWNREQKMTRAESVFLERFQQMLMTTDVTGRF; encoded by the coding sequence ATGACTATTTCAGCGTCTGGTTTTCAGAGGGACCCCGAGGCAAAGCGATTTCTCAATGACCGCCTGGACTGGAACCTGTTGCGTACCTTCCTGGTTATTGGTCAGGAGGGCAGCATCAGCAGGGCCGCCGCCCGCCTGCACTTGAGTCAACCGGCAATCAGTCAGGCGCTCAAAAGACTGGAGGAGCAACTATCAAGTGAGCTAGTCGTGCGGCGCGGGCCTCGCATTACCCTGTCCAAGGCTGGCGAGGAAGTCATGCAGATCGCCGCAGAGATTTATGGCACGGTCTCCCGTTTAGGACCTGCGCTGGATGCGCCTGCGGAGTCGGTAACGGGTAAAATCAGGCTGCTGTCCATCAGCCGTATCCAATCTCGCGGCTACGATGAGTTCCTGGCGCAATTCCACAATGAGTTCCCTCAAGTGGAATTGGAAGTTGATGTACTGCGCAGCTCGGATGTGATCAGCGCGCTGCTGCAAAAGACCGCGTCTTTCGGTTTGAGCCTGTGCCGTACACCGCAGCCCCGCCTCGAACAGCGGGTCATGCTTGAACAGCGCTATGCGTTTTTCTGTGGGAAGCGCCATCGGCTGTTTGGTCGCAAGAACCTGACCTTGTCAGACCTGCAAAGCGAAAATTTCGTGAGTTTCACCAGTGACCAGATCGGCGGCAATTTATCGCCGCTGACCGTGTTCAGGGATCAACAAGGCTTCACTGGACGCATTGTCGCGTCTTCACCCAGCCTGGATGAGATCTTGCGTTTGGTCGCGGCCGGATATGGCATTGGCTGCCTGCCCGAACACATTGTCGCCGCCGATGTGCAAGCCGATGAAATCTGGCGCCTGCCGCCCTGGGAGGGTGTCAGCGATGTGAACGTTTATTTGCTGTGGAATCGCGAACAAAAGATGACCCGCGCCGAGTCGGTCTTTCTGGAGCGCTTCCAGCAGATGCTTATGACGACGGACGTGACTGGCCGGTTTTAG
- a CDS encoding TetR/AcrR family transcriptional regulator, whose translation MAIKEGLRPGGRSARVQESVHSAVRELLETHERTSVTVPLIAARAGVTPSTIYRRWGELSALLADVAVARMRPDSEPANTGSLRGDLQAWAEQYLDEMSSELGRNMMRDVQCSLTPGQCVSILSRQLQTIVDRYPQDTPPSVDRLINLIAAPTVFRILFSTSPLAVEELHALIDLALKN comes from the coding sequence ATGGCGATCAAAGAAGGCCTCCGCCCGGGGGGCCGTAGTGCCCGGGTACAAGAATCCGTTCATTCGGCAGTGCGCGAACTGTTGGAGACCCATGAACGCACGAGCGTGACCGTGCCCCTGATTGCCGCACGCGCAGGCGTCACGCCGTCGACCATCTACCGGCGCTGGGGCGAGCTGTCCGCGCTGCTGGCCGATGTGGCCGTTGCGCGCATGCGCCCGGACAGCGAACCAGCCAATACCGGCAGCCTGCGCGGGGACCTGCAAGCCTGGGCCGAGCAATACCTGGATGAAATGAGTTCGGAGCTTGGGCGCAATATGATGCGCGACGTGCAGTGCAGCCTGACGCCGGGCCAGTGCGTGAGCATCTTGAGTCGGCAGTTGCAGACAATCGTCGACCGCTACCCGCAAGACACACCGCCGAGTGTCGACCGGTTGATCAATCTGATCGCGGCGCCGACAGTGTTTCGTATTTTGTTCTCAACGTCGCCGCTGGCTGTTGAAGAGTTGCACGCGCTGATTGATCTGGCGCTGAAAAACTAA
- a CDS encoding MFS transporter, with translation MTSRTSTPRRAAAAAFIGTTIEFYDYYIYAFAAALVLGQLFFPSENPALSTMAAFGSFAVGFIARPFAGMVFGHLGDRLGRKKMLLVTIVLMGVATTAIGLLPTYAQAGIWAPIGLVVLRLLQGISVGGEWGGAVLMASEHAPKGRKVFFASFAQWGSPAGLLLALIAFRLISEMDQDALMSWGWRIPFLMSGVLMIVGLVIRFGVPESPEFAEVKESDQTSDNPVMEVLRTGWKNILFAALAVTIGSGGFFFTNTFMITYVTQYQGIDKTTILDCLFVVTILQFLSQPCSALLAERLGEGRFLKWVASLCIVVPYPMFLLVQTGNLFYMTAGIALAVILLAALYAVIAGYMAEAFPARVRYSGISIAYQLGSGLTGGLTPMIGTFIAAQFAGQWMPLALFFSVLALMSLTGVLGLGHLRSANANPVTLSTSQGVA, from the coding sequence ATGACGAGCAGAACCTCCACGCCGCGTCGTGCCGCAGCCGCCGCATTTATCGGCACCACCATCGAATTCTATGACTACTACATCTATGCATTTGCCGCGGCACTGGTGTTGGGACAGCTGTTCTTTCCCAGTGAAAACCCGGCCCTCAGCACCATGGCTGCGTTTGGTAGCTTCGCTGTAGGCTTCATTGCTCGGCCGTTCGCCGGGATGGTATTTGGCCATCTAGGTGATCGGCTGGGCCGCAAAAAAATGCTGCTGGTGACCATTGTGCTGATGGGCGTCGCGACGACCGCGATAGGTCTGCTGCCGACTTACGCCCAGGCAGGTATATGGGCGCCTATCGGCCTTGTGGTGCTGCGGTTGCTGCAAGGCATCTCAGTCGGCGGCGAATGGGGCGGCGCGGTACTGATGGCCAGCGAACACGCACCCAAAGGCCGCAAGGTGTTTTTCGCTTCATTCGCTCAATGGGGCAGCCCGGCAGGCCTGTTGCTGGCGCTGATCGCCTTCCGTTTGATCAGTGAAATGGATCAGGACGCCCTGATGAGTTGGGGCTGGCGCATTCCGTTTCTGATGAGCGGGGTGCTGATGATCGTCGGCCTGGTCATTCGTTTCGGCGTGCCGGAATCGCCGGAATTCGCGGAGGTCAAGGAGAGCGACCAGACCTCTGATAACCCGGTGATGGAAGTGCTGCGCACGGGCTGGAAGAACATTTTGTTCGCTGCACTGGCCGTCACCATCGGTTCGGGCGGCTTCTTCTTCACCAATACGTTCATGATCACCTACGTCACTCAGTATCAGGGCATCGACAAGACCACGATTCTGGATTGCCTGTTTGTGGTCACCATCCTGCAGTTCCTTTCGCAACCCTGTTCGGCATTGCTGGCGGAGCGGCTGGGTGAAGGACGGTTTCTCAAGTGGGTGGCGTCGCTATGTATCGTGGTGCCGTATCCGATGTTCCTGCTGGTACAGACCGGCAATCTGTTCTACATGACCGCCGGCATTGCCCTGGCGGTGATCCTGCTGGCCGCACTTTACGCAGTGATCGCCGGCTACATGGCTGAAGCTTTCCCGGCACGAGTGCGATATTCGGGCATTTCGATCGCTTATCAACTCGGGAGTGGCTTGACCGGAGGCCTGACCCCCATGATCGGCACCTTCATCGCCGCTCAGTTCGCCGGGCAATGGATGCCGTTGGCGCTGTTCTTCAGCGTGCTGGCCCTGATGTCACTGACCGGAGTACTGGGGCTGGGGCATCTGCGCAGTGCCAACGCCAACCCGGTCACGCTATCCACTTCCCAAGGAGTCGCATGA
- a CDS encoding MFS transporter: MTSLTSHRSSLVFLAITLLTFLAASSAPTPLYHLYQEGLHFSAGTLTLIFGVYALSLLAALLTVGSLSDHLGRRPVIFAALVLNMLAMLLFINESSVAWLIAARTLQGFATGMATAVLGAALLDTDRQQGPLVNSVAPLLGMACGAMGCSLLVEYAPLPTTLIYWVLLSLMLLQALYVWRLPETVSPMPGAMASLWPTLHVPAQARRALWIALPVDVAVWAMGGFYLSLAPSLVRAATGSTSNLIGGGLVAVLTLSGAVMIYRLRSRPADRVLRLGAGLLAVGVALILSAVHAGSVALFFAATLIAGSGFGAGFLGAVRSVVPLALPYERAGLMSAFYVLSYLAFCVPSLLAGNLIRRFGLVVTTDAYGVLLIVLALSALIALLVQDSYRARATSNR; the protein is encoded by the coding sequence ATGACTAGCCTGACTTCTCACCGTTCCAGCCTGGTATTCCTCGCGATCACGTTGCTGACGTTTCTGGCCGCTTCCAGCGCGCCGACGCCGTTGTACCACCTGTATCAAGAAGGCCTGCATTTTTCGGCGGGCACGCTCACGCTGATCTTTGGCGTCTACGCCTTGAGCCTGCTGGCGGCGCTGCTGACTGTGGGTTCGCTGTCGGACCACCTGGGGCGCAGGCCGGTGATTTTTGCCGCGCTGGTTCTGAACATGTTGGCGATGTTGCTGTTTATCAATGAAAGCAGCGTGGCTTGGCTGATCGCCGCCCGTACGTTACAGGGCTTTGCCACCGGCATGGCCACCGCGGTGCTGGGGGCGGCGTTGCTCGACACCGATCGCCAACAGGGGCCGCTGGTCAACAGCGTGGCGCCGTTGTTGGGGATGGCGTGTGGGGCGATGGGCTGCAGCCTGCTGGTGGAGTACGCGCCGTTGCCGACCACCTTGATCTATTGGGTGCTGCTTAGCTTGATGCTCCTGCAAGCGCTGTATGTATGGCGCCTGCCGGAAACCGTCAGCCCAATGCCCGGCGCGATGGCTTCCCTGTGGCCCACCTTGCATGTGCCGGCCCAGGCGCGCCGCGCGTTGTGGATTGCCTTGCCGGTGGATGTCGCGGTGTGGGCCATGGGTGGTTTTTATCTGTCCCTGGCGCCGTCGCTGGTGCGGGCCGCGACCGGGTCGACGTCAAACCTGATCGGTGGCGGGTTGGTGGCGGTGCTCACATTGAGCGGTGCCGTGATGATTTACCGCCTGCGCAGTCGCCCGGCCGACAGGGTTCTGCGCCTGGGGGCGGGGTTGCTGGCGGTGGGCGTGGCGCTGATCCTGAGCGCTGTGCACGCGGGGAGCGTGGCGTTGTTTTTCGCCGCGACGTTGATTGCCGGCAGCGGTTTCGGCGCCGGGTTCCTGGGCGCTGTACGCAGCGTGGTGCCGCTGGCGTTGCCCTACGAGCGGGCGGGGTTGATGTCGGCGTTTTATGTGCTCAGTTACCTGGCCTTCTGCGTGCCGTCGCTGTTGGCGGGTAACTTGATCCGCCGGTTTGGCTTGGTTGTGACCACCGACGCCTATGGCGTGTTGTTGATCGTGCTGGCACTCAGCGCCTTGATCGCGCTGCTGGTGCAGGATTCCTACAGGGCCAGGGCGACATCCAACCGCTGA
- a CDS encoding TDT family transporter yields MTCSNTFSYKPFSHLTRPREVIRQFTPNWFAATMGTGVLALALDQFPVSLPGVRAVAEGLWLFTIGLFALFSVLYGARWVMFFHEARRIFGHSTVSMFFGTIPMGLATILNGLLVFGLPRWGADVIPLAEALWWLDVAMALACGVLIPFMMFTRQEHSIDQMTAVWLLPVVAAEVAAASGGLLAPHLVDAHGQLVMLVTSYVLWAFSLPVAFSILTILMLRMALHKLPHANMAASSWLALGPIGTGALGMLLLGGDAPAIFAANGLPGVGEIASGLGLIAGITLWGFGLWWMLIAVLITLRYLRAGIPFNLGWWGFTFPLGVYALATLKLAAVLHLGFFSVAGSVLVVALALMWWVVAKRTVQGAYKGELFVSPCIAGLGNK; encoded by the coding sequence ATGACCTGCTCCAATACATTTAGTTACAAGCCCTTCAGTCACCTGACCCGTCCGCGGGAAGTGATCCGCCAATTCACCCCGAACTGGTTTGCCGCGACCATGGGCACCGGCGTGCTGGCGCTGGCCTTGGACCAGTTTCCAGTGAGCCTGCCGGGGGTGCGGGCGGTCGCTGAAGGGTTGTGGCTGTTTACCATCGGCCTGTTCGCTCTGTTCAGCGTGTTGTACGGCGCGCGCTGGGTGATGTTTTTCCACGAAGCACGCCGAATCTTCGGTCACTCCACGGTGTCGATGTTTTTCGGCACCATCCCCATGGGACTGGCGACCATTCTCAACGGCTTGCTGGTGTTCGGCCTGCCACGTTGGGGGGCTGATGTAATTCCCCTGGCTGAAGCCCTGTGGTGGCTGGACGTGGCCATGGCCCTGGCCTGCGGTGTGCTGATCCCGTTCATGATGTTCACCCGCCAGGAACACAGCATCGACCAGATGACCGCCGTGTGGCTGTTGCCGGTGGTCGCCGCCGAAGTCGCCGCGGCCAGTGGTGGCTTGCTCGCGCCGCATCTGGTCGACGCCCATGGGCAACTGGTGATGCTGGTGACCAGTTACGTGCTGTGGGCGTTTTCCCTGCCAGTGGCGTTCAGCATCCTGACCATCCTCATGCTGCGCATGGCCCTGCATAAGCTGCCCCACGCCAATATGGCCGCGTCGAGTTGGCTGGCGCTGGGTCCCATTGGTACGGGGGCCCTCGGCATGTTGTTGCTGGGGGGCGATGCTCCTGCGATCTTTGCCGCCAATGGCCTGCCCGGCGTCGGTGAAATCGCCAGCGGCCTTGGCCTGATCGCGGGCATCACGTTGTGGGGCTTCGGCCTGTGGTGGATGCTGATCGCGGTGCTGATTACCCTGCGTTACTTGCGCGCCGGTATTCCGTTCAACCTCGGTTGGTGGGGATTTACCTTCCCCTTGGGGGTGTATGCCCTGGCCACGCTGAAACTGGCCGCCGTGCTGCACCTGGGGTTCTTCAGCGTAGCTGGCAGTGTGTTGGTGGTCGCCTTGGCGCTGATGTGGTGGGTGGTGGCCAAGCGCACCGTGCAAGGCGCCTACAAAGGTGAGCTTTTTGTTTCACCGTGTATTGCAGGATTAGGGAATAAGTAA
- a CDS encoding bile acid:sodium symporter family protein produces MRALAALSRFVGNTFAYWVLIFAVLAFLEPSWFIGLKSAIVPLLGLVMFGMGLTLKLDDFAEVARHPWRVALGVVAHFVIMPGVAWLLCQVFHLPPEIAVGVILVGCCPSGTSSNVMTWLARGDLALSVAIAAVTTLLAPLLTPALIWLLASAWLPVSFMELFWSILQVVLLPIVLGVVAQRLLGERVRHAVEVLPLVSVISIVIIVAAVVAASQAKIAESGLLIMAVVMLHNSFGYVLGYFTGRVFKLPLAQRKSLALEVGMQNSGLGAALASAHFSPLAAVPSALFSVWHNISGALLSTYFRRMSEKEDRRAAQNTAQT; encoded by the coding sequence ATGCGAGCACTCGCCGCCTTGAGCCGCTTCGTCGGCAATACCTTCGCCTACTGGGTGTTGATTTTCGCCGTCCTGGCCTTCCTCGAACCCAGCTGGTTCATTGGCCTTAAAAGCGCCATTGTGCCGCTGCTGGGCCTGGTGATGTTCGGCATGGGGCTGACCCTTAAACTCGATGACTTCGCCGAAGTCGCACGCCACCCCTGGCGTGTGGCGCTCGGCGTGGTTGCGCACTTTGTGATCATGCCGGGCGTGGCCTGGCTGTTGTGCCAGGTGTTTCACCTGCCGCCGGAAATTGCCGTCGGTGTGATCCTGGTCGGTTGCTGCCCAAGCGGCACTTCGTCCAACGTGATGACCTGGCTGGCCCGGGGTGACCTGGCGCTGTCGGTGGCCATTGCGGCCGTCACCACCCTCCTCGCCCCGTTGCTCACGCCGGCGCTGATCTGGCTGCTGGCCTCGGCCTGGCTGCCGGTGTCGTTCATGGAGCTGTTCTGGTCGATCCTGCAAGTGGTGCTGCTGCCGATCGTGCTCGGCGTGGTCGCACAACGCCTGCTCGGTGAGCGGGTGCGCCATGCGGTGGAGGTGTTGCCACTGGTGTCGGTGATCAGCATCGTGATCATCGTCGCAGCCGTGGTTGCCGCCAGCCAGGCGAAGATTGCCGAATCGGGCTTGCTGATCATGGCAGTGGTGATGCTGCACAACAGCTTCGGTTACGTGCTGGGCTACTTCACCGGCCGCGTGTTCAAGTTGCCCTTGGCGCAACGCAAGTCGCTGGCGCTGGAGGTGGGTATGCAGAACTCCGGGCTGGGCGCCGCGCTGGCCAGTGCGCACTTCTCGCCACTGGCGGCGGTGCCGAGTGCGCTGTTCAGCGTCTGGCACAATATTTCCGGGGCATTGCTGTCGACCTATTTCCGCCGAATGAGCGAAAAGGAAGACCGTCGAGCGGCGCAGAACACCGCGCAAACTTGA